Below is a window of Impatiens glandulifera chromosome 2, dImpGla2.1, whole genome shotgun sequence DNA.
GATAACGTTTAACAGGGTGAgtattatgaaaactaaaattaaaacaagtcgATTAAGGGAGATTTTACCTTGATTTGGCATTGTCAGTTAATGACGACAATGATTTAGGGTTCGACTAATGAAAATTTTGGCCACGACGTCTATGATTTAGGAATCGGCCAACAAAAACTTCCACCAACGACGATGACAGTTTAAAGTTCAGTTAAGGAGCACTTGAGGTTAGAAGAAGGTAAAAATCCGAAAAAACTTGGGTTAATCAAAGAGATAAAAGTTAGAGAAAAATGGAGAGTTGTggagggatgagagagaaagtaaaaataagttttgtttcaatggaaaaataattaaaagtaatatcaatttaaaaaataaaatatgtggatattaaATGTGGCCAAATTTTTGATGCCGTttaatatttctgttattttaaatatatttgacattttttgacaagttcatacatataaatataattttgatacataataagtaaatttgacaccttcctACAACTTGATGGGTAAAATTGATATTCTTcccaatttaaataattttgattgatgattaagtaaaacatttttttttatcttcattaataatttttttccctcttcaatatttatattttctctctctattattttgaatatgaagcgtttaatatatatatattttttttaattattattattaaaaaacacttaataatttatctctttaaaattttattattataaatattctttttttaattattttattatatatttaattaaattaatagatgagagaaataattaattgaattaaaaaaataattattgagagagaaataatttattgattatgattatattatatgttgtttaatttataaGGGAGATGTTATGATAAAAAattttaacacaatttttttttgtaagttttattttatcgTTACCctataataattagatttataataattagattgtacaatttattaatataaaatattattattatttattttaatttgtctcattttttatattgaaaataaattttaatctttttaataaataaaagagaataaattattaagagataaattattaaaatgcgTTTATAGTGGTgtgtataataatttttaaaaataatatttataataaaaaaattttaaaaaaaaattattaagtgttttttaataataataattaaaaaaataaatatattaaaagcgGTTATATTTAGAATAGAGAAAATGTAAAttgagagaaattattaataaaaataaaaaaaaaaatattatacttagTCATCAATTTAATCATCCTTCCAAATCATTCGCTACCCTTTCATTAATCTAATCAATTATATTACTTCATTAcaataatatgaatattcacATCaataaactgattttttttttaaagcaactctaaatacaattttttgagTAAAAAACTATAGAGAACTAGAATTGACTGACCAACCATTTGCAGCCAGCAACTATGTATTACTAACAACCATACATAGATCATACATTTAATAAAAGgctaaaatttgaatatttaaaacaatatttagaTTGGGCTAAGACATAATATAGATAGTGATGAGAGATTGAAACTTGAAAGTTGAGATTTTTAGGTTATTTAATTGCAAAGAAAGCAATTAGTTAGAACATTGGTAGATTGGAACATGAGATCTAGAACAATAACAATGGCCATGGCAACTGCAGAATCCATGATATCTTCCGACAAGATAACAAGTCGGAAAACATCAAATCCAATGGCCACACCACCTATGGCCGCCTCCTTACGCCTGATCTCAGCCAATCGCCGCCGCCGCTTGGTATCATAAACAGCACAACACTTGTTGGTGTATGATCCTTCAATTTCATACTCTTCTAATATTAACCCTAATTTATTAGCTGCTGGTAAATTAGTAACACGAGCCAAACATGACCCAATCAAGAGCTGTTTCTTTACTGAGAGTATCGGATTCGTTGATGTTTCTCCCTCGTAAATTAACCAATTGTCTGATAGGCTTAAAGAACACCATTTCTATATAttcaagaattaataaattattattattattatttaattaattttaagatgaTGAAAAGTAGTACCTTGCGGCGGATGGTGAGGAGGGACTTGCCGGATGCGTTCATGAGAACGATATCAGAAGATGAACGATGATAATAATCGTCTACACGAAATACCAAATTTCCGTCTTTATCAAACACTGTGAAACCGTCGCTGTTAAAGAGTAGAGATTTCTTCCACACTGTCAGCACTATTCCGGTATTAACGGCGGTTGTCTTGGCTGAAGCCGCTGTCGCATTCGGATACACCTTTGTCATGTCTAGAtagatatatagagagagattgaACCGGGCTCAGGTTTCTTTTGCTTTGCTAGTGGAGAGGGAGAGAAAatgaatgttttaatttataccCAAGAGA
It encodes the following:
- the LOC124924493 gene encoding protein LURP-one-related 8-like produces the protein MTKVYPNATAASAKTTAVNTGIVLTVWKKSLLFNSDGFTVFDKDGNLVFRVDDYYHRSSSDIVLMNASGKSLLTIRRKKWCSLSLSDNWLIYEGETSTNPILSVKKQLLIGSCLARVTNLPAANKLGLILEEYEIEGSYTNKCCAVYDTKRRRRLAEIRRKEAAIGGVAIGFDVFRLVILSEDIMDSAVAMAIVIVLDLMFQSTNVLTNCFLCN